In the genome of Tepidimicrobium xylanilyticum, the window AACCTTGTGAATTATATTTGTCATATATTTTTTACAAATTTAGTCCAGTTCCACTGCTCCTGTATAAAGCTGATAGTATCTTCCACCCATTGCAAGGAGCTCTTTATGGCTACCCTGCTCTATAATTTGGCCATGTTCTAGTACTATAATCTGATCAGCATTTCGAACGGTAGATAGTCTATGTGCTATTATAAAAGTAGTCCTGTTCTTCATTAGTTGGTCCATGCCCCGTTCGATGTATTTTCAGTCCTTGTATCAATAGAACTGGTAGCCTCATCGAGGATCAAAATAGGAGCTTTTGATATGGCAGCCCTCGCGATATTCAAAAGCTGACGCTCTCCCTGGCTTAAATTAGAACCATCACCTTCTAATGCCGTATCGTATCCATCCGGTAACCTTTCAATGAAGGAATGGGCACTTACAATCTTTGCTGCTGTTATCACTTCTTCATCTGTTGCATCTAAACGCCCGTATCTGATATTCTCCCGGACTGTGCCAGAGAATAGATGGGTATCTTGAAGTACCATCGCTATATTTGCCCTAAGTGAATCCTTCTTAATATTCTTTATATCGATCCCATCAATCAATATCTGTCCTTCTTCTATATCATAAAATCTGTTAATCAAGTTTGTAACAGTTGTCTTTCCTGCTCCTGTTGAACCTACAAAAGCAATTTTCTGACCGGGTTTTGCCTTTAAATTGATATTTTTCAATACCACCTTATCTGGAGTATAACCAAAGGTCACATTTTTAAGTGTCACTTCTCCTTTTATTATACGAGCTCCTTCAACCCGATTTGCTTCAGAACAAATTTCAATTGCATCAGATGAATCTACCATCTCGGATCTTTCATCCATCACTTCAAAAACCCTTTCAGCTCCCGCTAATGCAGCAAAAATTGTATTCATCTGATGCGATAATTCATTAACAGGCCTTGAAAAATGCCTTGAATAATTGGTAAATATGGTAAGACCGCCTATATCAAAATTGGAAGTCAAACACAACATCCCACCAATTGAAGCAGATAAGGCATAACTTATTTGGCTTAAATTACCCATGACAGGCCCCATAATACTACCAAAAAATTGAGCCTTCATCTGCTTTTTACGTAAATCATCACTTAAAAAATCGAACTCCTCCATCGTCGTTTTTTCGTGGCAGAATACCTTTATTATCTTCTGACCAGTAACAGTTTCTTCAATATATCCATTAACTGCACCCAGTGCTTGTTGTTGAGCCATAAAATATTTCCTACTCTGCTTCCCTATCATGCTTCCAACGTAAGCTAAGAAAGGTACTGTTACAATAGTAACGATTGCTAAAATCCAATTTGTAATAAACATCAGTGTTACAGTACCAATTAATGTAAGAACACTTGAAAAAATCTGTGACAGGGTATTATTTAGCATCTCTCCAACTGAATCAAGGTCATTTGTAAAACGGCTCATGATGTCACCATGGGCATGTGTATCATGATATCTTAAAGGAAGTTTTTGAATCTTGCTAAATAATTCTTCTCTAATTCTAACTAATGCATTCTGTGATACTCCTATCATAATTTTCTGCTGCAAATAAGAGCATATAACACCGACGAAATATATACTTGCCATAATAAGGATACCCATTATAAGATTGTTTATTTTTTCTTCTGCAGTACGGTCTGCTAATACCAAATTATTAATAATAGGCCTCAAAATGTAGCTTCCACCCAAGCTAGCTAAAGTACTCCCAAATACACAAAGAAAAACAAAAGGGATTTTTACCTTATCACGTCCAATATAAGCCAGCAATCTGTTAATTGTACCATATACGTTTTTCGGTTTACCACCATCAATGCTACCACGAGGTCCTCCTGGTCCACCAAAACCTCTTGGTCTCCTACCGGCGGAATCAGCTTGTTTCATCCCTTTGCTCCCATACCTACGTAATAAGGCTTCTTTTCTTTCTTCGCTAATATAGCTCATTATGCTGTCACCTTCTTATCTATCTGTGAGTAATATATTTCAGAATATGTTTGACAATTTCTCATAAGTTCCGCATGAGTACCCATACCAACAATCTTTCCGCCATCAAGTACGATAATCTTATCAGCATCAATTACTGAGGAAATCCTTTGTGCGATAATGATTTTAGTTGCACCTTTCAGCTTAATTTTAAAGCTTTCCCTAATCTTTGCTTCCGTTGCAGTATCAACTGCACTTGTACTGTCATCAAGAATCAAAACCTTAGGTTTTTTTAGCAATGTTCTAGCGATACATAATCTTTGCTTCTGGCCTCCAGAAAGATTGACACCACCCTGTCCCAGCTCAGTATCATACCCATCCTGAAATGAAGTTATGAATCCATGTGCTTGTGCACTTTCAGCACATTGATATATTGCTTCATCACTAGCATTTTGGTCACCCCATTTGAGGTTTTCTTTAATGGTACCGGAAAACAATACATTTTTCTGGAGCACAATGCCAACTCCATTACGAAGGTTCTTTAACGAATAGTCTTTCACATTCACATCATCAACCAGTACTTCTCCTCGGTCTGCATCATACAATCTAGGAATAAGCTGTACAAGACTTGATTTCCCAGAACCAGTTGAACCAATAATACCAACCGTTTCTCCTGGATTTATTACAAAGTTCATATTTTCTAAAACCCATCTTTCATTGTTTTTATAGTATTTGAAGCATACATTTCTAAATTCAATTTTGCCATACTTAACAGTAATATCTTTATGCAAAGCATTCTCATCTGTTAAATCAATATCTGTACAAAGAACTTCATCAATACGTTTCGCAGATGCAAGTGCTCTGGAACCACTCAGAATAATTATGGAGACCATCACCAGCGATATAAGGATTTGTGAAACATAATTTACATATGCAGTCAGAATTCCAGTGGTCATGCTTCC includes:
- a CDS encoding ABC transporter ATP-binding protein codes for the protein MSYISEERKEALLRRYGSKGMKQADSAGRRPRGFGGPGGPRGSIDGGKPKNVYGTINRLLAYIGRDKVKIPFVFLCVFGSTLASLGGSYILRPIINNLVLADRTAEEKINNLIMGILIMASIYFVGVICSYLQQKIMIGVSQNALVRIREELFSKIQKLPLRYHDTHAHGDIMSRFTNDLDSVGEMLNNTLSQIFSSVLTLIGTVTLMFITNWILAIVTIVTVPFLAYVGSMIGKQSRKYFMAQQQALGAVNGYIEETVTGQKIIKVFCHEKTTMEEFDFLSDDLRKKQMKAQFFGSIMGPVMGNLSQISYALSASIGGMLCLTSNFDIGGLTIFTNYSRHFSRPVNELSHQMNTIFAALAGAERVFEVMDERSEMVDSSDAIEICSEANRVEGARIIKGEVTLKNVTFGYTPDKVVLKNINLKAKPGQKIAFVGSTGAGKTTVTNLINRFYDIEEGQILIDGIDIKNIKKDSLRANIAMVLQDTHLFSGTVRENIRYGRLDATDEEVITAAKIVSAHSFIERLPDGYDTALEGDGSNLSQGERQLLNIARAAISKAPILILDEATSSIDTRTENTSNGAWTN
- a CDS encoding ABC transporter ATP-binding protein, with amino-acid sequence MKRYWKYVRPYLSAFIIGPILMIVEVIGEVMMPLLLSKIIDYGISGGRGISYIIAMGILMVITALCMMAGGVGGAYFAIKASTGFANDLRKDLFKQIQSFSFNNIDQYNTGSLITRLTNDITQVQNMLQMMLRMALRAPGMLIGALIMAFVLNPKLAMAILCIVPFLAIAIYLILKVAFPRFTNMQKKLDALNTTTQENLTNIRVVKSFVREQYEEKKFKKASTELKESTINAMKIVIFTMPAMTLAMNITTLAVVWFGGNQIIIGSMTTGILTAYVNYVSQILISLVMVSIIILSGSRALASAKRIDEVLCTDIDLTDENALHKDITVKYGKIEFRNVCFKYYKNNERWVLENMNFVINPGETVGIIGSTGSGKSSLVQLIPRLYDADRGEVLVDDVNVKDYSLKNLRNGVGIVLQKNVLFSGTIKENLKWGDQNASDEAIYQCAESAQAHGFITSFQDGYDTELGQGGVNLSGGQKQRLCIARTLLKKPKVLILDDSTSAVDTATEAKIRESFKIKLKGATKIIIAQRISSVIDADKIIVLDGGKIVGMGTHAELMRNCQTYSEIYYSQIDKKVTA